The Geotalea uraniireducens Rf4 genome window below encodes:
- a CDS encoding radical SAM protein — protein sequence MKRKTLPKLLYADAKGNIFDHPFLTMAGMNGTEAVLPEGVELIPLPEDSRLFTIPDTPPIAWDGKKHAFVTVEEIREGRRTMKVQAVSAFMAPGYMRTLLPACDYGKKKVHLPLWSYTAVGWDEETERFVVAASRVDANENWLPKNYDDRKLDPLVRKRLKEMPDNRLLEQLSRCAVDYHCFAAKNLFFRRWEAPLPTSPVCNSRCLGCISLQPSDCCPSNHERIQFVPTPEEIVELALPHLNEAPEPIVSYGQGCEGDPIMQADTIAEATRRLKAATSRGTVNFNSNGSFPERVRMLCDAGMDSMRFSMNSVQEEFYNRYYRPVGYKFADVMESVKAAKERGLFTMINYLVSPGLTDSEAEVEALLRFINDTGVDMLQMRNLSIDPDFYNERMQVSGRGIGMYRMLERVKREFPRIQYGYFNRTRENFYPEGLETSWPIKGKKR from the coding sequence ATGAAAAGAAAAACATTACCCAAACTCCTCTATGCAGACGCAAAGGGAAACATCTTCGACCATCCCTTCCTCACCATGGCCGGCATGAACGGCACGGAGGCGGTTTTACCGGAAGGGGTGGAACTGATCCCGCTCCCCGAGGACAGTCGTCTCTTCACCATCCCCGACACCCCTCCCATCGCCTGGGACGGGAAAAAGCACGCCTTCGTCACCGTGGAGGAGATCCGGGAAGGGCGGCGGACGATGAAGGTCCAGGCGGTTTCCGCCTTCATGGCCCCCGGCTACATGCGGACGCTTCTCCCCGCCTGCGACTACGGTAAAAAGAAGGTTCATCTGCCGCTCTGGTCCTACACCGCCGTGGGGTGGGACGAGGAGACCGAGCGGTTTGTGGTGGCGGCCAGCCGTGTCGATGCCAACGAGAACTGGCTCCCCAAAAACTACGACGACCGCAAGCTTGATCCCCTGGTGAGAAAAAGGCTCAAGGAGATGCCCGACAACCGCCTTCTCGAACAGCTGTCCCGCTGCGCCGTTGATTATCACTGCTTTGCGGCCAAGAACCTCTTCTTCCGCCGCTGGGAAGCGCCGCTCCCCACGTCGCCGGTCTGCAACTCCCGTTGCCTCGGGTGCATCAGTCTTCAGCCCTCCGACTGCTGCCCGTCCAACCACGAGCGGATCCAGTTCGTCCCCACACCGGAGGAGATCGTCGAGCTGGCCTTGCCGCACCTGAACGAGGCGCCGGAGCCGATCGTCTCCTACGGCCAGGGGTGCGAAGGGGACCCGATCATGCAGGCCGATACCATTGCCGAGGCGACGCGCCGACTCAAGGCCGCCACGAGCCGCGGCACGGTCAACTTCAATTCCAACGGTTCATTCCCCGAGCGGGTCCGCATGCTCTGCGACGCGGGGATGGATTCCATGCGCTTTTCCATGAATTCGGTGCAGGAAGAGTTCTACAACCGCTACTACCGGCCTGTGGGATATAAATTTGCCGATGTGATGGAGTCGGTCAAGGCGGCCAAGGAGCGCGGCCTCTTCACCATGATCAACTACCTGGTGTCGCCGGGGCTTACCGACAGCGAGGCGGAGGTGGAGGCGCTTCTGAGGTTCATCAATGATACCGGGGTGGACATGCTGCAGATGCGCAACCTCTCCATCGATCCCGATTTTTACAATGAACGGATGCAGGTTTCCGGTCGGGGAATCGGCATGTACCGGATGCTGGAGCGGGTGAAGCGGGAATTCCCCCGCATCCAGTACGGTTATTTCAACCGGACCAGGGAGAACTTCTACCCGGAAGGTCTTGAAACGAGCTGGCCGATCAAGGGGAAAAAACGGTGA
- a CDS encoding type II toxin-antitoxin system MqsA family antitoxin — MSKQWNGKTCPACFQGTLEHRVKRTQFEYRSNILEYDQEGAWCGTCGEGIVTGKEAAAAESLLDDFIARVDKEEASELARIRKKLGLNQKEAAMIAGGGHNAFSRYERGEARPVAAVVNLFRLLDRHPELLNELKKQKAA; from the coding sequence ATGAGTAAACAATGGAACGGGAAAACATGTCCCGCATGTTTTCAGGGAACTTTGGAACATCGGGTGAAACGGACGCAATTTGAGTACCGCAGCAACATTCTGGAATACGACCAGGAAGGGGCTTGGTGCGGCACATGTGGTGAAGGGATCGTCACTGGAAAAGAAGCGGCTGCCGCTGAATCGTTGCTTGACGATTTCATTGCCCGTGTGGACAAGGAAGAGGCTTCCGAACTGGCCCGCATCAGAAAGAAGCTCGGACTTAACCAGAAGGAGGCGGCCATGATCGCCGGTGGCGGCCACAACGCCTTCTCTCGCTACGAGAGGGGTGAAGCCAGACCCGTTGCCGCTGTAGTGAACCTCTTCCGTCTGCTGGACCGGCATCCTGAGCTGCTGAACGAATTGAAAAAGCAAAAAGCCGCATAG
- a CDS encoding acylphosphatase, which yields MKIRAMVTVKGMVQGVNFRRYTQQTAMRFNVSGWVKNLPNGSVAGCFEGEENDVAALIDWCRQGPGSARVSGVEVERGEFTGEFDDFHIAY from the coding sequence ATGAAAATCCGCGCCATGGTAACGGTCAAAGGTATGGTCCAGGGGGTCAATTTTCGCCGCTACACGCAGCAGACAGCCATGCGGTTCAATGTCAGCGGTTGGGTGAAAAACCTCCCCAACGGGAGCGTTGCGGGGTGCTTCGAAGGGGAAGAGAATGATGTGGCGGCGCTCATCGACTGGTGCCGACAGGGCCCCGGCAGTGCCAGGGTCAGCGGTGTGGAGGTGGAGAGGGGCGAGTTCACCGGTGAGTTCGACGACTTCCATATCGCCTATTAG